A window of the bacterium genome harbors these coding sequences:
- a CDS encoding HU family DNA-binding protein, whose product MTKVDLINAVADIGLTKKKAGEVVNCVLDTIKDSLSEGDKVQLIGFGSFEVKERPARRGRNPQNGEAIDIPAKKVPVFRAGEALKQAVL is encoded by the coding sequence ATGACCAAAGTAGATTTAATTAATGCCGTAGCAGATATAGGTCTAACTAAAAAGAAGGCTGGAGAAGTTGTTAATTGCGTCTTAGACACTATTAAGGACTCTTTGTCAGAAGGAGATAAGGTTCAACTTATTGGCTTTGGAAGCTTTGAAGTAAAGGAAAGGCCTGCTAGAAGAGGCAGAAACCCTCAAAATGGAGAAGCTATAGATATTCCTGCCAAGAAGGTTCCTGTTTTTCGAGCTGGGGAAGCTTTAAAACAAGCTGTTTTATAA